GTCCCATGGCGGCTGCCGCGTTCTTCAATTCCTGCTTGCGGATCTGCGGAAGTGTTTCACGGTTCGCGAACGGGGGATTCCCTAGATTCCGTCCCATTTCGCCCAGTGTCAGACAGGCGTACGTGACGGGGACCCCCATTTCGAGATATGTGGAAATCGTACCTGACACGCCGAAAGCTTCGTCGTCCGGGTGTGGAAAAATGACGAGCACATGGCGTTCTTCTTTAATCATCGAAAAGCCTCCTTCACAATCAAGTTGCTTAATATGTAAACGGTGTTTCGCTTATTTCGAGCGCAACGGCAAGTTTCCCGTCCGGATCGAGCCCTGCCATGAGCAGCCGATCGTGCTCGTCGACCGTATAGTGAGTGATGCCTTGCGCATAAATCCAGCCCGAAGGAAGCTTCAGGCCGACCCGATGCGGCGATTCGCCCGCCACCTTGCCAAGCTCATATTTGACGACGACATTCCGGATGAATGCCCCAGCGTTGAAAAATCCTTCCTTGAAATGGGCGGCATATGCGCCATTCGTCGTTTCAAGATGGATGTAAACGTCTTTATTCGCATAGGAATTCAGCAATTCCTGCAACCGATCCGGTTTCACGATCTCCATGAATAAATCCTCCTTCTTACAAAATGCACATGAATTAAGTATATATAAATGTGTGGCTGAATGCGATTGACGCGGCTTGAGACAAAAGCAGAGGGTGGCTGCAGGGTTATGATGGAGTGGGTCAAAGGTAACAAAATGACAATAAAACTTGGGAAATGATCGATAACTTCTGGGAAATGAACGATAAGTCGGCTGAATTGATCGATAAACCTCGGGGAATGATCGATATCCGCCGGGAAATTAACGATAAACTAAAAAAAGCCAGAAGAGGAAGCCCTCTTCTGGTCTTTATACAATTAAATCTCTGTCGCTGTTATTTCAGGTGCGCCTACACGATTCGCGGCGCCGTGCATGACGGGGCCGACATATTCATTCAACTTCCAGCCGTTTGCAATTGCTGCGGACACGAATTTCTTCGCTGCGATAACCGCTTCTTTCACGTCAAGCCCATTTGCAAGGTTCGCCGTGATGGCGGCGGCAAATGTGCAGCCCGCACCGTGGTTGTAATGGGTAGCCGTTTTTTCTGCTTCGAGCAATGTGAATGTCTTGCCGTCATAAAACAGATCCGCCGCTTTGTCGTGTTGGAGCTGTTTACCACCTTTAATGACGACGTTACGTGCGCCAAGTGAATGGATTTTTTCAGCCACAGACTTCATCTGCTCAATTGTCGATGGTGTTTTCATGCTTGCCAGCTGGCCTGCCTCGAACAAGTTCGGCGTCACAATTTCCGCTTTTGGCAGCAAGTATTCCACCATTGCGTCGACAGTTCCCGGATTGAGGACTTCGTCTTCCCCTTTACAAACCATGACGGGATCGATGACGACGTGGTCGAGTCCGGATTCCGCAATCGCCTCGCCTGCAGTTTGGATGACTTCCTCTGTGCTGAGCATGCCTGTCTTAATCGCGTCGATGCCTGTCGAAAGAGCTGTTTTGATTTGCGCTTTCAATACATCAACAGGAAGGGAATAGACGTTGTGGCTCCAATTATTATCGGGATCCATCGTCACGACGACCGTCAGAGCTGTCATGCCGTATGTTCCGTGCTCTTGAAATGTTTTCAGGTCAGCCTGGATTCCTGCGCCGCCTGACGTATCTGATCCTGCAATAGTTAATGTCTTTTTCATAGTCATAGTTGGATTTCTCCTTTTTGTTGGATTGCATTCACAGTTAATAGTAATCAAATTGATGAAAGAATACAATTATTCCAACCAGGTGGCGGTTTATGCGTGATTGCGGGGATTTATAAGCGAATATGGGGATATATGCGTATCTGCGGACATTTATGAGTGAATGGATCATTTTATGAGCGAATCGACGAGTTTATGCGCATTTACAGGTTTTGGAATGAAAGGCTGATTGCTGCATGCTTATCTGTTGTCCACTACGAAACTTTCGGCTAGTCTAAACGTACAACTATATGTAGAAATATGCGATTACGAGTGTCGAAGGAAGGTGAAAAAAGGGTATGGAAGATAAAAAGAAATTGCAGGAGATTGAAAAACTGCTGAGAGAATTGAAGGCTTCAGAATCCGAGAGTGCCGTCACCGTTGAAGAAGCGTTAGGCAGGAAAAAGAAATCTTGGCGTCCGCGCATGCCATTTAGATTCCTGTCAATGTGGAAACGATCAGCAATCCTGCTGGCCGTACTCCTACTGCTTGCCGTCATTTCACTTCCGTTCATCGCCTTCCAATTTTTAAAACTAGGGAGCACCTTCACGGAACAGAAAGGTGTGTTCCTTGAACAAATACAAGAATTGAACGAAATGGCGACAGCTGAAGCCTATACGAAAGTCATCATCGAACGGCAGGACAACCAATTATTTGGCCAAAGCATCGGCCTCAATGTGCCGGGGACGAAGCGGCAGCTGCTCGTCGTCATTCCGGGCTCGGTGAAGGCCGGCGTCGATTTGTCCAAGCTTACCGAAAAAGATGTAGTCATAAATGAGAAGAACAAGACCGCGAAGCTTACATTGCCGGCCGCAACCTTCCTCGGAGGGGCGGAAATCTATTTCGACCAAGTCGAAGTATATTCCTATGAAGGCGCCTTCCGTCAAAAGGCGGATATCAAAGAGGCATACGAACTTGCCGCCGAAGCGAAGAACCTCATTATCGAGGAGGCAACCGGGCAAGGCGTGCTGAAGACGGCACAATTCAACGCAGAAAAAACATTGAAGGAAATGTTTTCATTCGCAGGCTACGACGTGACGATTGAATTCAAGGAGTGAGATGTTTGCAGAAAATAAGGTTCGGCAACGATTGGGATCGAGTGCTTGCGGAGCAATTCCATCAACCGTATTACTTGCAGCTTCGCGATTACCTAAAAACAGAATACGAAAGCCACACAGTGTATCCGCTTATGGAGGATATGTGGACAGCCTTCAAGCTGACGCCGTTCAAGGACGTGAAAGTGGTAATTCTTGGACAGGATCCGTACCACGGTCCCGGCCAAGCGCATGGCCTCAGTTTTTCGGTGAAGCCTGGCGTCAGGATTCCGCCGAGCTTGCGGAATATGTTCAAGGAATTGCAGTCCGATATCGGATGCACAATTCCCGAAACGGGAACCCTGACAGGTTGGGCGAAGCAGGGCGTACTTATGCTGAACACCGTCTTGACAGTACGGCAAGGGGAGGCGCATTCCCACCGGAAGCAAGGGTGGGAGCAGTTCACCGACGAAGTGATCCGCTGTTTGTCCGAACGGGACGAGCCGGTCGTTTTCATCCTTTGGGGGCGCCCTGCGCAAGAGAAGAAAAAGCTGATCGATCTGAATAAAAACGCCGTCATCGAAGCGGTCCATCCGAGCCCGCTCAGCGCGAGCCGTGGCTTTTTCGGCAGTCGGCCGTACTCCTCGGCGAACGCCATTTTGGAAGAGTGGAATGAAACGCCGATTGACTGGTGCCGAACAGACGACGGGCTGTAAGGGAAGAGGTGGGCGCATGGCTGTAAATTGTTTTCAATGTCAATACTTCTTCGTAACATGGGATCCGAAAAGTCCGCGTGGCTGCAAGGCATATGGCTTCAAGACTCGTGAACTGCCGTCTATCGTTGTGAGGCGATCATCGGGCATGGAATGTATGAAATACGAACCGAAGAAAGGGGGTGCTAGACAATGATTTCAACGGAACGGATCATCGAGGAAATGCAGCGCCAGCTCAATTACGCAAAAACCGCAGACGACGACCAAGCCGTCCGCGAGGCGCTGACAGCGATTCGGGCGCTCTGCCAAGTCGTGCTCGTCAGTAATGAAAAGCAAGACGAGCCAATCATTACGCCGAGAACAATGGCAATCTCCCATAAGCCGCGGATTTCGTCATTGGAAGGCAGGCCGCTGGACGAGGAAGACGCGAATGGCGGCTCGATCTTTGACTTCTAATCTTTGTAAGGCGAAAATGTTATAGAGAGAATCAACACAAGCGGAAAGTAGGAAATCATATGCCATTTTTCATCATCGCAGGCGCCGTCAACGCGGCAATTGCCGTTGCACTCGGCGCATTCGGAGCACACGCACTGAAAGAGCGCTTGTCCGAACGGTACCTAGCCATCTGGGAAACAGCCGTCCAATACCAAATGTTCCACGCAATCGGACTCATCGCAGTCGGCATCCTCATGAGCTCATCGCTCTTCGGGACGTCAACCGCTTTGACATGGGCAGGCTACTTGCTGCTCGCCGGCATCATCATCTTCTCCGGCAGCCTCTACATCTTGAGCCTATCCGGCATCGGCATTCTCGGTGCCATCACCCCAATCGGCGGCGTCGCCTTCATCGCGGGCTGGATCATGCTCATCATTGCAGCGGTAAAGTTCGGAAGATAATATCGAAACGGTTTGAAGAGCAACAGTTCTTCAGACCGTTTTTTTGAATCGCGTCGTGGGGGAGTGAGGGGACCCATGAGTGGCCCGCGTCCAAAACAAGCCGCCGCGCGTCCAAAGTCGGCGTCTCCGCGTCCAAAGCGAACTGCCCCGCGTCCAAAGCAAGCCTCCGCGCAACCAAAACAACTCTATGCCTCTCCAATACTTCATTAAATACATTTAGCACTTGAACAAAAAAAACAAGTCTTCCGATGCCACAATAGGCAACGGAAGACTTTTTTTACATTGGCTGTTGGTTGAAGTAATTCAGTTCTTCGTTGAACTCTGCATAGTCAAAGTAGATCATTGGCAATAAATAGCGTTTGCCGGCGGCTGTGCTCAAAATGACGTGGTCGCGCCCGGCCGCTTCCACCATCCCCGGAATAGCCAGTGTGTTTTTTCCGGCTTCTACGGCATGTTCGAAGGAGAAATGAAATACGCCGGGTTTGCCGCGGTTGAGGCGGAGGATGTTTTCAATATACGACTCCTCCCGGAATGGCGGCCTTCCTCCGGACGATGGAATTTGTGGCGGTGTTGCAGGCATTTGCATTTGTTGCTGTTGCTGTTGAAAACCTGGATACCAATAATATTGAACCATGTTTTTCATCCTTTCATTTTTAAACTTGCGGGCAATCCTGTTCAGTAGGGGAGAAGCGATACGCTACGGGATAAACCCCTCGGTTCCACCATATGCTTTTGAACTTTCAATGATGACTGAAAAATATGTATACTGGTGGGAGGGGGGAGAGTAAATGCATATTGAAAATAGCATTCCGGTTTTCTTGGAGTTCTGGGAATCCCATGAACAGCCAACACTTGACGACTTGGAATCGTATCTTACTGAGCATGCGAAAATCTATGAAAAGTATTTTCCAATCCATTGTCCGAGGACTGAGGAGCGACTATCAGCGGCGCTCCGGAAATATGAAGGTAAGATCGGCGACATCCGTTCCATCTCTGCGAGTTTACCCGACGTTATTCAAGAAACGGATGAGAAGTATGAGCAGGTATTCGGACTGGGCTTGGAGCTTTCATTCAAACTGATGGTTGGTACGTTCGGCTCGAATGCATTCGTGACGAGGGATAATCGACGTGAAATCTACTTTGCGGTTGAAAAGCTTTCCGCGGAGCGTGACCATTTGAAAGTGATCACTGCGCATGAAATTGGCCACGTCACGCATTTTGCGCTTGCCTCGCGCGCTGGGATCGATTGGTCCACTGTCGATTGGGGGCATGGCTTGACGACGCTGTTCACAGAAGGAGCCGCCACGT
The sequence above is drawn from the Sporosarcina luteola genome and encodes:
- a CDS encoding YojF family protein, which produces MEIVKPDRLQELLNSYANKDVYIHLETTNGAYAAHFKEGFFNAGAFIRNVVVKYELGKVAGESPHRVGLKLPSGWIYAQGITHYTVDEHDRLLMAGLDPDGKLAVALEISETPFTY
- the thiD gene encoding bifunctional hydroxymethylpyrimidine kinase/phosphomethylpyrimidine kinase; translated protein: MTMKKTLTIAGSDTSGGAGIQADLKTFQEHGTYGMTALTVVVTMDPDNNWSHNVYSLPVDVLKAQIKTALSTGIDAIKTGMLSTEEVIQTAGEAIAESGLDHVVIDPVMVCKGEDEVLNPGTVDAMVEYLLPKAEIVTPNLFEAGQLASMKTPSTIEQMKSVAEKIHSLGARNVVIKGGKQLQHDKAADLFYDGKTFTLLEAEKTATHYNHGAGCTFAAAITANLANGLDVKEAVIAAKKFVSAAIANGWKLNEYVGPVMHGAANRVGAPEITATEI
- a CDS encoding DUF4230 domain-containing protein, with the protein product MEDKKKLQEIEKLLRELKASESESAVTVEEALGRKKKSWRPRMPFRFLSMWKRSAILLAVLLLLAVISLPFIAFQFLKLGSTFTEQKGVFLEQIQELNEMATAEAYTKVIIERQDNQLFGQSIGLNVPGTKRQLLVVIPGSVKAGVDLSKLTEKDVVINEKNKTAKLTLPAATFLGGAEIYFDQVEVYSYEGAFRQKADIKEAYELAAEAKNLIIEEATGQGVLKTAQFNAEKTLKEMFSFAGYDVTIEFKE
- a CDS encoding uracil-DNA glycosylase; translated protein: MQKIRFGNDWDRVLAEQFHQPYYLQLRDYLKTEYESHTVYPLMEDMWTAFKLTPFKDVKVVILGQDPYHGPGQAHGLSFSVKPGVRIPPSLRNMFKELQSDIGCTIPETGTLTGWAKQGVLMLNTVLTVRQGEAHSHRKQGWEQFTDEVIRCLSERDEPVVFILWGRPAQEKKKLIDLNKNAVIEAVHPSPLSASRGFFGSRPYSSANAILEEWNETPIDWCRTDDGL
- a CDS encoding uracil-DNA glycosylase, yielding MAVNCFQCQYFFVTWDPKSPRGCKAYGFKTRELPSIVVRRSSGMECMKYEPKKGGARQ
- a CDS encoding YwdI family protein; this encodes MISTERIIEEMQRQLNYAKTADDDQAVREALTAIRALCQVVLVSNEKQDEPIITPRTMAISHKPRISSLEGRPLDEEDANGGSIFDF
- a CDS encoding DUF423 domain-containing protein, yielding MPFFIIAGAVNAAIAVALGAFGAHALKERLSERYLAIWETAVQYQMFHAIGLIAVGILMSSSLFGTSTALTWAGYLLLAGIIIFSGSLYILSLSGIGILGAITPIGGVAFIAGWIMLIIAAVKFGR
- a CDS encoding spore coat protein GerQ; its protein translation is MVQYYWYPGFQQQQQQMQMPATPPQIPSSGGRPPFREESYIENILRLNRGKPGVFHFSFEHAVEAGKNTLAIPGMVEAAGRDHVILSTAAGKRYLLPMIYFDYAEFNEELNYFNQQPM
- a CDS encoding aminopeptidase, which codes for MHIENSIPVFLEFWESHEQPTLDDLESYLTEHAKIYEKYFPIHCPRTEERLSAALRKYEGKIGDIRSISASLPDVIQETDEKYEQVFGLGLELSFKLMVGTFGSNAFVTRDNRREIYFAVEKLSAERDHLKVITAHEIGHVTHFALASRAGIDWSTVDWGHGLTTLFTEGAATYLSKRIVPGLQEPVYLSFDDEGEPWVKCYEENKAEVKRRFLEDASGEWDMVKEKEWFRLSGGSYFGYNRIGYILGLDYVEQLVGRIGEDAALTYWHGNDVKADIVEWLKQ